The Candidatus Omnitrophota bacterium genomic sequence TACTGGCGCTCGGCATTCTTCTCGCATATTTGTATGAGAAGACGGGGACTCTTGTGTCGTCGGTCACTGTACATATGATACATAATATTGGAATGGTGCTTTTAGTCTTTCTTGTAAAGCAGCTGGGAGTCTATTGATCGATGCCAAAGGTGGCGCTTGCGCGGTGCGAAGATTACGACCTGGACAATGTATATAATGCCGTAAAGAAGTCTATAGATCTTCTAGGCGGTATCGAGAAATTTGTAAGACCAGGGATGAATGTGCTTCTCAAGCCCAATCTGTTGACTGCCAAGGCCCCCGAAGACGCGGTCATTACTCATCCGGAGGTTGTAAGGGCCGTTGGCAGGCTCGTACAGAAAGCTGGCGGCGTAGTGTGGGTCGGAGATGCGCCCGGCGGATATGGTAAAAATATTGACGAAATATTTGAAAAGTCAGGCTTAAGGCATATCGCCAGCGAAGAAGATTTCGAGCTTGTGAAGTTCACGACCGCGAACTTCGTCGATGGTATTCCGATAGCGAAGCAGGTCTTCGACGCAGACTTTATGATATCGATACCAAAGCTCAAAACCCATTGCGTAACGGTAATGACAGCGGCTATCAAGAATACATTTGGCACGGTGACGGGCCTTTACAAGGCCGAGTGCCATTCCCGCGCGCCGAGAGAGAGGGAACTGGCTGAGATACTGGTGAAGGTGCACTCGATATCGAAGCCGGGGCTCACCGTGATCGATGGCATAGTCGGCATGGAGGGCGATGGGCCGTCCGGCGGCAGTCCAAAGGCGATGAGCGTTGTTATGGCTGGCGAGGATGCGGTAGCGATCGATTCCTGTATCGCGAAGATGATCGGTTTAAATCCGCTCGATATAGAAGTCACAAAGAAAGCATATGAAGCGGGGCTGGGCGAGGCAGACCTTTCGAAGATAGAAATAGCCGGGGACAGCCTCGAAGGTTTCATTGTCAAAAATTTTAAGCTTCCGCAAACTATGCCCTTAAATATTATACCGAGGCCTATATTGAAGTGGCTCTTAAGCATGGTAGGTTTTAAGCCTGTTATCGATGAGGGGGTATGCGTTCGGTGCGGCCTTTGTAAGACGGCATGTCCGACAGATTGTATAAATATCGAAGAACACGCTTGCGGTATCGATTATAAAAAATGCGTCAGGTGCCTGTGCTGCCACGAGGTCTGCCCTTATAAGGCGATCTCGATCAAGCGCAATTTGCTGACCAAATTAATATGGGGATAGAAATGTTTACTACTAACAATAGGAGAGGCGAGATGAAAAAAATTATCGTGTTATTGGCGGCGTGCGCATTGCTGAGCGGCTGCGCGACGCCGGGCGATGTCTGGAAAGAGTTCGTAGGCGCCTCCACTAAGGGGATTGAACAAGCAAGGGCGGACGCCATGACGAAGGTCTTCGATTACGATTATAAGACGTGCTATGAAAAAGTAGAAGCGTTTGTAAAAACGATGCCCAATGTATCGATATACTCGAAGGATAAGGGTATGATAGCAATATATGTGATCAATCCCAATACGACGCCGGCCGGTATCTTTTTCAAGGAGATAGATTCAACCCATACGCAGGTGGATGTATCATCAGAGAGCACGCCTACTAAGGAGTGGGTGGCTAATAGCATCTTTTCCGAAACAGTTCTGAAGCAGGAGAAGTCGGATATAAAATTCTGATAACAGACAAGGAGATCGGATGCCGGTAGAGACGATCAATTGGAAAAATGGGAAAATAAGATTTATAAACCAGGCTCTACTGCCCGGACAGATGAGGTTCGTCGATTGCGATAATACGGCGAGGCTCTGGAAGGCGATAAAGACTCTCGAGATACGAGGCGCTCCAGCCATAGGTATCGCGGGCGCGCTTGGGGTAGCACTGGGAGCCAATGCTTCAAAAGAGAAGCGTCCGGACTTATTTTTGCGTTCCTTGCGCAAAAATATAAAGTATCTCGCGTCGTCGAGGCCTACCGCCGTGAATCTATTCTGGGCGCTGGCAAGAATGGAACGTGTCGCGGAATCCAATCTTCATAAACCGGTGGATGCGATAAAGAGATTACTGCTAAAAGAGGCGCTTCAGATACTTGAGAATGACAGAAAGAGCTGCAGGGCGATGGCCCGTTATGGCACGCGCCTGGTGAATACCGGCGATACGATCCTTACTCACTGTAACGCCGGCGGCCTTGCCACGGCCGATTATGGGACCGCTCTCGGCGTATTATTCGAATCGAAGAGGCTCGGTAAGCGCATAAAGGTTTATGCTGACGAGACGCGGCCGTTACTGCAGGGCGCGCGCCTGACAACCTGGGAGCTTCTTCATGAAGGTATCGACACCACGCTCATATGCGATAATATGGCGGCGAGCCTTATGGCCAAAGGCAGGATCGATAAGATATTTGTAGGGGCGGACCGCATAGCTTCTAATGGCGACGCCGCGAATAAGATAGGCACATACTCTCTTGCGGTGCTTGCGAAGTATCATAAAGTGCCTTTTTATGTGGTGGCGCCTGTCTCGACATTCGATCTTGGCATTAAGACGGGCAGAGAGATCCCTATTGAAGAACGTGACGGTGATGAAGTAAGGACTGTCATGGGTAAAAGGGTGGCTCCGAAGAATGTGAAAGTTTACAATCCCGCGTTTGATGTTACGCCGAACGGGCTGATAAGCGCGATAGTTACCGAAAAAGGGATATTTAAAAAACCGTACACAAAGACTTTAACTAAACTGCGAAGTAAATAGTCAGGGCCGTTGTATGAAGATAAAGGATGTTGGCGAGATAAAGCTGATCGAGCGAATCTCTAAAGGGATAAAGCTGGACGCCTCGGTGATAAAGGGTATCGGCGACGATACTGCCGTTATGGCCTGGCCCGGCCAGGCTACGGTGGCGGGCAAGTATCTGCTCTACACTTGTGACATGCTTGTCGAAGATGTCCATTTTACGCGCCAGCGGACTACGCCTTTTCAGATAGGATGGAAAGCCATGGCCCGAAACCTGAGCGACATAGCGGCGATGGGAGGTGTGGGGCGGTACGCGGTCGTTTCGATTGGCGTGGATCCCGGGAAGGGCCTCTCTTTTGTCGATGAGGTTTATAAAGGCATCAAAGCCGTTTGCAGTAAATTTAAAGTCAATATCGTCGGCGGAGACATGTCAAGGTCCAAAAAGACAATTATAGATATATCGCTTATCGGAGAAGTTGAGAAACGGAAACTTGTGACGCGCTCGGGAGCGAAAAAGGGAGACCTTATTCTAGTTACAGGGTCTTTTGGCGGTTCCATAAAACGTAAGCATCTGAATTTTACTCCGAGGATAGATGAGGCGAGACAACTTGTGAATAATTTCAGGGTCAACTCGATGATCGATGTGACGGATGGCCTTGTTCTGGACCTCTCCCGAATACTCAAAGCAAGCCGCATGGGCGCCAGGATACACCAAAGCCTGATCCCGGTATCTGAAGATGCCGAGTCTTTTGAGAGCGCGATCACCGATGGGGAGGATTTCGAGCTTCTATTCACGATGGGCGCCAATGAAGCCCGGCGTTTCTTTAAGACGGGCTTCGCGAAGATGAAGACGCCGGTCACTCTTATAGGCGAGATTACCGGTAAAAGAGACGGTTTTACGCTGGTCACAGATGATGCTAAGGAGAAGAATATAAAACCGATAGGATATCTGCATTTTTAGATGTTATTAATATCAAAAAGCGTTGAAGAGACGATCAAAACGGGAGAGCGCCTCGCCCGAAAATTAAAGCCGGGCGACGTTGTTGCTCTCATAGGCAACCTTGGCGCCGGTAAGACGGTCCTGACTAAAGGTATTGCTAAAGGCCTTGGCGTAAAAGACGTCCGCTATGTTAATAGTCCGACGTTCGTCACAATAAAGGAGTATAAGGGAAAGATACCTCTGTATCACTTCGATATTTATAGGCTGAATAATGCGAATGTTCTGGATTCCGAAAGCTATGAAGAATATTTTTACGGTGACGGAGTGACTGTGATAGAATGGGCCGATAAGATCCGCGGTATCCTGCCGAAAAAATATATTGAAGTGAAATTATCCGTGGCGGGCGAAGGCAAGAGAAGAATTGAGATAAAGACGAGATGAAGCTTTTAGCTATAGACACATCCACTGATTATTTAAGCCTCGCCGTGATGCGTGATGATAGGGCTCTTGCGCGCATACACAGGAAAGTCCCCAGAAGCCATTCAAGCCTCTTGATGCCGACGATTGACAGTATCCTTAAGAGATCAAAAACCGCTATCAAGGATCTGGACGGATTCTGTTTAAGTATCGGCCCCGGATCATTTACAGGACTGCGCATAGGAGCGGTGACTGTTAAGGGCCTGGCGTTTGTAACGAAGAAACCGATCGTCGCGGTGCCGACGCTTGACGCGATTGCCATCAATGGGAAGAGGTTTTGTGGTATAATATGTCCGGTGCTTGATGCGAGAAAGAATAAGGTCTACGCCGCGATCTACAAGTCTGATGGTAGTAATGTAAAGAGAATCTCGGCCTTTCTTCTGGTTAAGACAGCCGATTTATTGAAGAGGCTGGAAAGATACGATGACGTGCTATTTTTAGGGGATTTTGCCGAAAGGATCGTAGGCCTCTTACCAGGCGCTAAGATAGCGGCGAAATCCTGGCAGCCGAGGCCCGAGGTTGTCGGAGCGTTAGGCGCGGACTATTTTAAGAAGGGAAAATTTATCAAAGTCGAAGATCTGGAACCTCTCTATATTTATTCGAGAGAGTGCGATATAACCGGCAAATGAGAGATTTAGCTGTAAGAACAAAAAACGGTGTTACTCATACCCACCATCGCCCTACCTGGGCGGAGATAGACCTGAAAGCTATCGAATACAACTATAGGCAGGTCCGTAAGCTGGTCGGCAAGGGTGTCAATATAATGGCCGTTGTAAAGGCCAATGCATACGGACATGGCACGGTCGAGGTCTCTAATGCGCTTGAGCACGTCGGAGTCGACTATCTTGGCGTTGCGACAACAGATGAGGCTGTGCGTTTAAGGGATTACGGCATAAAGAGCCCTATTCTCGTTCTGGGTTCGGTCCTTCCTCCCGAAGTCGGTGTTGCCGTTGAAAAAGATATTACTCTCACACTTTGCGATGAGGAGCTCTTCGGCGCCATAAGAAAAGAGTCGAAGAATGGCGGCAGGTTGAAGGTCCACATTAAGATCGACACCGGTATGGGCCGCGTCGGAGTCTGGCATGAAGACGCCCTTGACTTTGTAAAGAAAGTCTCTTCGGAAAAAGACGTGATCTTAGAAGGGATCTATACGCACTTTTCGAGCGCGGGGCGCGACGATTTCTTTACCGCTTACCAGATAGAGGCATTCGAGAAGCTGCTCTCGTCTGTCGAGAAGAATTGGATAAAGATACCTCTCAGGCACGCCGCGAATTCCATAGCGACCGTCGATTTTCGCAGAGCTTACCTTAATCTCGTCCGACCCGGGCTTGTCATATACGGGATGTATCCGAAGCATACGTTTCCCAAGATAATAAAGCTGAAACCCGCGCTGGAGCTTAAGACAAAAGTGGTATTTATAAAGGACACCCCTCCGGGCCGTTCTATCAGTTATGGCCGCACATTCATCACGCAGAAGCACACGAGGATCGCAACCCTTCCGATAGGCTACGCTGATGGTTACGGCAGAAAACTCTCCAATAAGGGCGAGGTCTTGATAAGGGGCCATAGAGCCCGCGTGGTTGGCAAGATCACGATGGACCAGACCATGATCGATGTCGGGCACATAAACGGAGTAAGGGTGGGTGATGAGGTTGTGCTAATAGGCAAGCAGGGCAAAGAGGAGATAAGAGCCGAAAACCTTGCCCGCACAGCCGAATCGATAGCCTACGAAGTCGTTTGCGGCATATCAAACCGTGTTCCCCGCGTATATAAGCGCTAAAAACCCCCGCAAATAGCCCTATTTTTTAATCATTTGACAATATATGAGCTAATATTATATAATCTAAGCTCTATTTAATTATTGACATGGGAGGATCTATGCGTAGCGATAAGATTAAAAAAGGTATCGAAAGGGCAGGCGCCAGGAGTCTTTTATATGCCACAGGCATATCCAAGGAGGATATGGCCAAGCCCTTTATAGGCGTTGTCACTTCCAGGACCGATCTGATCCCGGGTCATATTCATATGCCCAGATTGGAGCGTTTCATTGAGCGCGGCATAGCTGCCGGAGGCGGTGTTCCATTCTTCTTTGGCGTTCCGGGAATATGCGATGGCATAGCGATGGGACATGGCGGTATGCGGTATTCCCTTGCCTCGCGCGAGCTGATAGCCGACATGATAGAATGTGTAATGAAGGCCCATTGCCTGGACGGGCTCGTCTGCCTGACTAACTGCGATAAAATTACGCCGGGTATGTTAATGGCAATAGGGCGGCTCAATGTGCCGGCTATAGTCGTAACTGCAGGGCCCATGATGAGCGGCAACCTGAAAGGCAGAAGGCTGTCGCTGGTCAAAGATACGTTCGAAGCTGTGGGAAGATGTAAGAAGGGCGATATCTCACAGGATGAGCTTGCTACCCTAGAAATGTGCGCATGTCCCGGGGCAGGTGCCTGCCAGGGGCTCTACACGGCCAATTCGATGGCATGCGTGACCGAGGCACTCGGCATGAGCGTTCCGGGGTGCGCTACGGCGCTTGCGGTATCGGCGAAGAAGGATAGGGCCGCTCAGGAGTCGGGCGAGAAGATCGTGAATCTGGTGAGGCGCAATGTCCTGCCCAGAACGATCTGTCGCCGCGAGGCGTTCGAGAACGCCATAAAGGTCGACATGGCGCTCGGTGGCTCCACAAATACGGTTTTACACGTGATTGCGGTTGCGAAGGAGTTCGGAGTGGAGATCCCTCTCGACATGTTCGACAAGATCTCCAGGTCGACGCCGCATATCACGAACATATTGCCCGGCGGCGAGCATTTTATGGAAGATCTGGAATCAGCCGGCGGCATTCCGGCCGTCATGAAGCGCATGAAGAATCAATTGAACGATGTGATGACGGTTAGCGGCAAGCTGATAAGCCAGATCGCTAACGAGGCGCAGATACTCGATGAGGACGTGATACGCGACTACAAGACGGCTTATCACAGCGAGGGAGGTATAGCGGTATTAAAAGGCAACCTGGCCCCCGAAGGCGCCGTTATAAAGCAGACTGCGGTTTCTGAGGCGATGATGAAGTTCAAGGGCCGCGCCCGTGTATTCGATTCGGAAGAGGCCGCCATGCAGGCTATAATGGCCGGCAAGATAAAGAAGGGCGATTGCGTCGTTATCCGTTACGAGGGTCCGAAGGGCGGACCCGGGATGAGGGAGATGCTCTCTCCGACGGCGGCCATTGTCGGCATGGGACTGGCAGATGACGTCGCGCTTATTACGGACGGCAGGTTCTCGGGCGGGACACAAGGGCCGTGCATAGGTCATCTATCGCCTGAGGCGGAAGTCGGAGGCCCGATCGCCATCGTTCAGGAAGGCGATGAGATAATTATAGATATTCCGGCCAGAAAGATAGAATTAAATATTAGTGCTTCGGAAATAAAGGCGCGTCTCGCGAAATGGAAAGCTCCGGAGCCGAAAGAGAGCGAAGGATACCTGGCGCGTTACCGTAAGGCGGTCGGTTCCGCGTCCGAAGGAGCGGTGCTGAAGGCATGAAGATGACAGGCGCGCAGATTCTAATAGAGTGTCTTAAGAAAGAGAAAGTCGAAGTGTTGTTCGGCTATCCCGGCGGACAGGTATTGCCGATATTCGACAAATTATACGACGCTCCGATAAAATTTATTCTCGTCCGGCATGAACAGGCCGCTGCCCACGCCGCGGACGGCTATGCCCGCGCGACGGGTAAGACAGGCGTCTGCATCGCGACCTCGGGGCCCGGCGCGACTAACCTGGTCACGGGCATCGCGACAGCCTATATGGATTCGATACCGATGGTGGCCATTACCGGACAGGTCAAATCATTTCTGATAGGTAATGACGCTTTTCAGGAGGCCGACATTACGGGAATAACCAGGCCCATTACAAAACATAATTACCTGGTCGAGGACATTAAGGACCTGGCGCGTATAATGAAAGAGGCGTTCCATATAGCTTCGACGGGCCGTCCCGGGCCTGTGCTTGTCGATATACCGTCCGACATACAGATGCAGGAGGCTGAATTCGAGTATCCGGAAAAGGTTTCGATACGCGGTTACAATCCGACTTATGCCGGCCATCCCGGACAGATTAAGAGGGCCGCTAAAGCCATCTCGGATTCGAAGAAGCCTATACTTTATGTCGGCGGAGGAGCTATAATATCCGACGCTTCAAAAGAGGTTACGGATCTTGCGATAAATAACGAGATACCTGTTACGATGACCCTTCTCGGGCTGGGGGCGTTTCCGATCACTCATGAGCTGTCGCTGGGCATGCTAGGTATGCATGGCACCGCGTACGCAAATCATGCGATAATGGACTCTGACCTGATAGTGGCTGTGGGCGCCAGGTTTGATGACAGGGTGACAGGGAAGCTCGATGCGTTCGCGCCGCATGCAAAGGTTATTCATATCGATATCGACCCGGCCAGCGTCTCGAAGAACGTTGATGTCGATATCCCGATAGTCGGCGACGCGAAGACGATCCTGCGGGAATTGAATAAGCATGTGAAGAAGCCGGATACGCAAGAATGGGTAAAGACGATCGCGGAATGGAAGAAGAAGTATCCTTTGAAATATAAAGAGGACGACGCCTTAAGGCCTCAGTACATATTGGAACAGATATTTGAGGCGACGAACGGCAATGCCATAATTTGTACGGAAGTTGGCCAAAACCAGATGTGGGCGGCGCAGTTCTATAAGTTCACAAAGCCCAGGACGATGCTGTCATCGGGCGGGTTGGGGACGATGGGCTACGGTTTTCCAGCAGCTATAGGCGCGCAGTTGGGCGTGCCGGCAGCGCAGGTCTTCGATATCGCCGGAGATGGTTCGATACAGATGAATATACAGGAGCTCGCTACGGCGGTTGCGAATAAGCTGCCGGTGAAGATAGCTATATTGAATAATTGCTATCTCGGCATGGTGAGGCAGTGGCAGGAGCTATTCTATAAGCACAGATATTCATATACCTGCCTTAACGGTACTGAGCCTGATTTTGTGAAGCTTGCCGAAGCCTACGGCGCGGTCGGCATGCTTATCACGAAGAAAGAAGATGTGCGGCCGGCTATAGATAAAGCGCTTAAGATAAATAATACGGTCATCATGGACTTCCGTATCGAACAGGAGGAGAATGTTTTCCCCATGGTGCCGGCGGGCGAAGCGATCAACAAGATGATAGGCGGAGGCCTGGCCTAAAGATGAAACATACGATATCGATCCTTGTGGAGAATAAATTCGGAGTGCTCGCGCGTATATCCGGGCTCTTCAGCGCACGGGGTTTTAACATATCGAGCCTCGCGGTAGGCGAAACCGAGGACCCTACGGTGTCGCGCATGACGATAGTGGTCGAGGGCGATGACAAGACCCTGGAGCAGATAAAGAAGCAGTCGAATAAGCTCATCGACGTTATAAAGGTCATCGATTACAAAGAAGGCGATTTTATCGACAGGGAACTTATTCTTGTGAAAGTCTCGATAAGCCCGAAGACGAAGAAGGAGGTCATGGAGGCGATAGAGGCTGTGGGCGCCAAGATAGAGTCTACTTCTGATAAGTCTCTGTGCGTAGAAGCGACCGGAGATCGGGCCAAGATAAAGACGCTGCTCGAGTTATTAAGGCCTTTCGGTATACTGGAGGTCGTC encodes the following:
- a CDS encoding DUF362 domain-containing protein, producing the protein MPKVALARCEDYDLDNVYNAVKKSIDLLGGIEKFVRPGMNVLLKPNLLTAKAPEDAVITHPEVVRAVGRLVQKAGGVVWVGDAPGGYGKNIDEIFEKSGLRHIASEEDFELVKFTTANFVDGIPIAKQVFDADFMISIPKLKTHCVTVMTAAIKNTFGTVTGLYKAECHSRAPRERELAEILVKVHSISKPGLTVIDGIVGMEGDGPSGGSPKAMSVVMAGEDAVAIDSCIAKMIGLNPLDIEVTKKAYEAGLGEADLSKIEIAGDSLEGFIVKNFKLPQTMPLNIIPRPILKWLLSMVGFKPVIDEGVCVRCGLCKTACPTDCINIEEHACGIDYKKCVRCLCCHEVCPYKAISIKRNLLTKLIWG
- the mtnA gene encoding S-methyl-5-thioribose-1-phosphate isomerase, which produces MPVETINWKNGKIRFINQALLPGQMRFVDCDNTARLWKAIKTLEIRGAPAIGIAGALGVALGANASKEKRPDLFLRSLRKNIKYLASSRPTAVNLFWALARMERVAESNLHKPVDAIKRLLLKEALQILENDRKSCRAMARYGTRLVNTGDTILTHCNAGGLATADYGTALGVLFESKRLGKRIKVYADETRPLLQGARLTTWELLHEGIDTTLICDNMAASLMAKGRIDKIFVGADRIASNGDAANKIGTYSLAVLAKYHKVPFYVVAPVSTFDLGIKTGREIPIEERDGDEVRTVMGKRVAPKNVKVYNPAFDVTPNGLISAIVTEKGIFKKPYTKTLTKLRSK
- a CDS encoding thiamine-phosphate kinase, with product MKIKDVGEIKLIERISKGIKLDASVIKGIGDDTAVMAWPGQATVAGKYLLYTCDMLVEDVHFTRQRTTPFQIGWKAMARNLSDIAAMGGVGRYAVVSIGVDPGKGLSFVDEVYKGIKAVCSKFKVNIVGGDMSRSKKTIIDISLIGEVEKRKLVTRSGAKKGDLILVTGSFGGSIKRKHLNFTPRIDEARQLVNNFRVNSMIDVTDGLVLDLSRILKASRMGARIHQSLIPVSEDAESFESAITDGEDFELLFTMGANEARRFFKTGFAKMKTPVTLIGEITGKRDGFTLVTDDAKEKNIKPIGYLHF
- the tsaE gene encoding tRNA (adenosine(37)-N6)-threonylcarbamoyltransferase complex ATPase subunit type 1 TsaE, with the protein product MLLISKSVEETIKTGERLARKLKPGDVVALIGNLGAGKTVLTKGIAKGLGVKDVRYVNSPTFVTIKEYKGKIPLYHFDIYRLNNANVLDSESYEEYFYGDGVTVIEWADKIRGILPKKYIEVKLSVAGEGKRRIEIKTR
- the tsaB gene encoding tRNA (adenosine(37)-N6)-threonylcarbamoyltransferase complex dimerization subunit type 1 TsaB, with the protein product MKLLAIDTSTDYLSLAVMRDDRALARIHRKVPRSHSSLLMPTIDSILKRSKTAIKDLDGFCLSIGPGSFTGLRIGAVTVKGLAFVTKKPIVAVPTLDAIAINGKRFCGIICPVLDARKNKVYAAIYKSDGSNVKRISAFLLVKTADLLKRLERYDDVLFLGDFAERIVGLLPGAKIAAKSWQPRPEVVGALGADYFKKGKFIKVEDLEPLYIYSRECDITGK
- the alr gene encoding alanine racemase, translated to MRDLAVRTKNGVTHTHHRPTWAEIDLKAIEYNYRQVRKLVGKGVNIMAVVKANAYGHGTVEVSNALEHVGVDYLGVATTDEAVRLRDYGIKSPILVLGSVLPPEVGVAVEKDITLTLCDEELFGAIRKESKNGGRLKVHIKIDTGMGRVGVWHEDALDFVKKVSSEKDVILEGIYTHFSSAGRDDFFTAYQIEAFEKLLSSVEKNWIKIPLRHAANSIATVDFRRAYLNLVRPGLVIYGMYPKHTFPKIIKLKPALELKTKVVFIKDTPPGRSISYGRTFITQKHTRIATLPIGYADGYGRKLSNKGEVLIRGHRARVVGKITMDQTMIDVGHINGVRVGDEVVLIGKQGKEEIRAENLARTAESIAYEVVCGISNRVPRVYKR
- the ilvD gene encoding dihydroxy-acid dehydratase; this encodes MRSDKIKKGIERAGARSLLYATGISKEDMAKPFIGVVTSRTDLIPGHIHMPRLERFIERGIAAGGGVPFFFGVPGICDGIAMGHGGMRYSLASRELIADMIECVMKAHCLDGLVCLTNCDKITPGMLMAIGRLNVPAIVVTAGPMMSGNLKGRRLSLVKDTFEAVGRCKKGDISQDELATLEMCACPGAGACQGLYTANSMACVTEALGMSVPGCATALAVSAKKDRAAQESGEKIVNLVRRNVLPRTICRREAFENAIKVDMALGGSTNTVLHVIAVAKEFGVEIPLDMFDKISRSTPHITNILPGGEHFMEDLESAGGIPAVMKRMKNQLNDVMTVSGKLISQIANEAQILDEDVIRDYKTAYHSEGGIAVLKGNLAPEGAVIKQTAVSEAMMKFKGRARVFDSEEAAMQAIMAGKIKKGDCVVIRYEGPKGGPGMREMLSPTAAIVGMGLADDVALITDGRFSGGTQGPCIGHLSPEAEVGGPIAIVQEGDEIIIDIPARKIELNISASEIKARLAKWKAPEPKESEGYLARYRKAVGSASEGAVLKA
- the ilvB gene encoding biosynthetic-type acetolactate synthase large subunit; amino-acid sequence: MKMTGAQILIECLKKEKVEVLFGYPGGQVLPIFDKLYDAPIKFILVRHEQAAAHAADGYARATGKTGVCIATSGPGATNLVTGIATAYMDSIPMVAITGQVKSFLIGNDAFQEADITGITRPITKHNYLVEDIKDLARIMKEAFHIASTGRPGPVLVDIPSDIQMQEAEFEYPEKVSIRGYNPTYAGHPGQIKRAAKAISDSKKPILYVGGGAIISDASKEVTDLAINNEIPVTMTLLGLGAFPITHELSLGMLGMHGTAYANHAIMDSDLIVAVGARFDDRVTGKLDAFAPHAKVIHIDIDPASVSKNVDVDIPIVGDAKTILRELNKHVKKPDTQEWVKTIAEWKKKYPLKYKEDDALRPQYILEQIFEATNGNAIICTEVGQNQMWAAQFYKFTKPRTMLSSGGLGTMGYGFPAAIGAQLGVPAAQVFDIAGDGSIQMNIQELATAVANKLPVKIAILNNCYLGMVRQWQELFYKHRYSYTCLNGTEPDFVKLAEAYGAVGMLITKKEDVRPAIDKALKINNTVIMDFRIEQEENVFPMVPAGEAINKMIGGGLA
- the ilvN gene encoding acetolactate synthase small subunit is translated as MKHTISILVENKFGVLARISGLFSARGFNISSLAVGETEDPTVSRMTIVVEGDDKTLEQIKKQSNKLIDVIKVIDYKEGDFIDRELILVKVSISPKTKKEVMEAIEAVGAKIESTSDKSLCVEATGDRAKIKTLLELLRPFGILEVVRTGRIAMDTTGKGLKADGKPEVNE